A window from Garra rufa chromosome 14, GarRuf1.0, whole genome shotgun sequence encodes these proteins:
- the LOC141285348 gene encoding leucine-rich repeat-containing protein 72, whose amino-acid sequence MEMYGQENQDSLPKRMIQRDTDVTHLHLARRGLTYVPDLSRFSMLRCVWLNNNKIREVSRTSFNCCLTELYLQNNDILSISGALRHLTCLRVLLLFNNQMRCLEETVSELKNMQDLHTLSLYLNPFTQDLEYRQYVLHHLPSVQFLDRKEVKQKERRQAFKLFSVERQRVFDSIAFGRRALPPPTGRKAPVSITKPVGQHISRKRCTDRSEDRENPSVVKSIIQFSIMNWTGTSTSQWNHLDDSSKPASDILTVKLR is encoded by the exons ATGGAAATGTACGGACAG GAAAATCAAGATTCGTTACCAAAGCGTATGATTCAGCGTGACACCGATGTGACCCACCTTCATTTAGCGAGAAG AGGATTGACTTACGTCCCTGACTTGTCAAGGTTCTCCATGTTAAGATGTGTGTGGCTTAACAATAACAAG ATCCGAGAGGTTTCCAGAACTTCATTTAACTGCTGCTTGACGGAACTGTATCTGCAGAACAATGACATTCTCTCCATTTCAG GAGCATTGAGACATCTGACATGTCTGCGTGTGCTGTTACTATTCAACAATCAGATGAGGTGTCTGGAGGAGACTGTGTCAGAGCTAAAGAACATGCAGGACCTTCACACTCTCT CTTTATATCTGAACCCCTTCACACAAGATCTCGAATATCGCCAATACGTGCTGCACCATTTGCCATCCGTGCAGTTTTTAGACAGAAAAG AAGTGAAGCAGAAGGAAAGGAGACAGGCTTTTAAGCTGTTCAGCGTAGAAAGACAAAGGGTTTTTGATTCTATTGCCTTTGGCAGACGAGCACTACCACCTCCTACAGGAAGAAAAGCGCCCGTCTCGATCACAAAACCAGTTG GTCAGCATATCTCAAGAAAGAGGTGTACTGA TCGTTCTGAGGACCGAGAAAACCCATCAGTGGTCAAGTCCATTATACAGTTCTCCATTATGAACTGGACCGGTACAAGCACGTCTCAGTGGAACCATCTAGACGACTCGAGCAAACCTGCGTCTGACATACTCACTGTCAAGCTTAGATGA
- the sostdc1a gene encoding sclerostin domain-containing protein 1a: protein MYINAPESCNFMFLFCFLIRSGLTLKNDATEIFYSHVVTPVQDAQSNASLNRARSGGRGFTAHERERIPVGCRELRSTKYISDGQCTSINPVKELVCTGQCLPAQMLPNWIGGYGRKFWNRRNTQDWRCVNDKTRTQRIQLQCQDGSTRTYKITVVTSCKCKRYTRQHNESGVKSEGYAHTQIKKQKNKGGTATES, encoded by the exons ATGTATATAAACGCACCCGAATCGTgcaatttcatgtttttattttgctttttaataAGGAGTGGTCTGACTTTGAAGAACGATGCTACGGAGATTTTCTACTCTCATGTGGTCACTCCAGTTCAGGATGCTCAGAGCAACGCGTCCCTGAATCGTGCGCGCTCCGGTGGAAGAGGCTTCACCGCCCACGAGAGAG AGCGAATCCCAGTTGGCTGCAGAGAGCTGCGATCCACAAAGTACATCTCAGACGGCCAGTGCACCAGCATCAACCCTGTTAAGGAACTGGTGTGCACCGGACAGTGTCTTCCAGCTCAGATGCTGCCCAACTGGATCGGCGGATATGGTAGGAAGTTTTGGAACCGCCGAAACACTCAAGACTGGCGCTGTGTGAACGACAAGACCCGGACCCAACGGATTCAACTCCAGTGCCAGGATGGCAGCACCCGGACCTACAAGATCACAGTGGTGACTTCCTGCAAATGCAAAAGATACACACGGCAGCACAACGAATCAGGAGTCAAGTCTGAGGGATACGCTCATACCCAGATAAAAAAGCAGAAGAACAAAGGAGGCACTGCGACGGAAAGCTAA
- the crppa gene encoding D-ribitol-5-phosphate cytidylyltransferase gives MQQERCSSSNRPLDPGCLLECDAERSADRLGCAAVDFPVAVVLPAGGSGERMGLPTPKQFCTILNRPLISFTIQAFERLSWIGTVVVVVAKENHDLMLNVVQKFNHTKVKVVQGGTTRHRSIFNGLQAFSNTTDSPTPKPKVVIIHDAVRPFVEEDLLLKITLAAEEQGASGAIRPLVSTVIATTSEGYLDHSLERAKYRASEMPQGFLYDIIFQAYQRCSEFDFEFGTECLHLALQYCGTNAKLIEGPPTLWKVTYKRDLAAAEAIIKETLSTSACIIAGAEAEAVELAKTLQKNLNMTETDVIPCGKESNAEYLSKTRNFIHISATGSNFLSILEMVKRFEDTDHARLYPVVIVWVQLNMTKQSGDSQRTDNLTVFRSLASQVIQGNVLLYGIQIDHSKVPEQWERSVERLTQITAALIRDRNTALTGQLLHA, from the exons ATGCAGCAAGAGCGCTGCTCTTCCTCCAACAGGCCTCTGGATCCCGGGTGTCTGCTGGAATGCGACGCCGAGCGAAGCGCGGACCGGCTCGGTTGCGCTGCGGTGGATTTCCCGGTAGCTGTAGTTCTTCCCGCCGGTGGCTCCGGGGAAAGAATGGGACTGCCCACACCGAAACAGTTCTGCACCATTCTCAACAGACCATTGATAAGCTTCACGATTCAAGCGTTTGAGAG ATTATCATGGATTGGAACTGTTGTGGTTGTGGTTGCCAAGGAGAATCATGACTTGATGCTGAATGTTGTCCAGAAATTTAATCACACAAAGGTAAAAGTAGTTCAGGGGGGAACCACCAGACACAGGTCAATCTTTAATGGACTTCAGGCCTTCAGCAACACTACAGACTCACCCACACCCAAACCAAAAGTGGTCATCATCCACGATGCCGTGCGGCCGTTCGTGGAAGAAGATCTTCTGCTTAAAATCACCTTAGCAGCTGAGGAACAAGGG gCCTCTGGAGCGATACGTCCTCTGGTGTCCACAGTCATTGCAACCACGTCAGAGGGCTACCTGGACCACTCGCTGGAGAGAGCGAAGTACCGAGCCAGTGAAATGCCTCAAGGATTTctttatgacattattttccaGGCCTACCAGCGG tgcagtgagTTTGACTTTGAGTTTGGCACTGAGTGCCTACACTTGGCCCTGCAGTACTGTGGCACCAATGCAAAGCTCATAGAGGGACCACCGACTCTGTGGAAA GTAACATACAAGCGAGATCTAGCAGCTGCGGAGGCTATTATTAAAG AGACTCTTTCGACGTCAGCATGTATCATCGCAGGAGCTGAAGCAGAAGCTGTCGAGCTGGCCAAAACGCTTCAGAAAAACCTGAACATG ACGGAGACAGACGTCATTCCATGTGGAAAGGAGAGTAATGCGGAGTACCTGTCCAAAACCCGAAACTTCATTCACATATCT GCGACTGGATCAAACTTCTTGAGCATCCTAGAAATGGTGAAACGTTTTGAGGACACTGATCACGCTCGGTTATACCCAGTAGTTATTGTATGG GTACAGCTGAACATGACAAAGCAGTCTGGTGACAGCCAAAGGACAGATAATTTAACAGTCTTCAGGAGTCTGGCCTCTCAAGTCATACAGGGAAATGTTCTGCTCTATGGAATTCAGATTGATCACTCCAAG